CCCTCCCCCGAAGAGATCCACGACCGCACGCGAACCGTCCTGGCCACCCGTATCGGCGACGCCTTCACCGACGTGCCCTCCGACGCCGACCTCCAGAAGGCGCTCGGTGAGCGCTACGACAGCCTCACCGCCATGGAGTGCATCTCCGCCGT
The genomic region above belongs to Streptomyces coeruleorubidus and contains:
- a CDS encoding acyl carrier protein — its product is MTSTATVPSPEEIHDRTRTVLATRIGDAFTDVPSDADLQKALGERYDSLTAMECISAVESEFGIEVDFVADDVRFWFSSVERMVRFTHERLEDTAALGLGS